From Hydra vulgaris chromosome 15, alternate assembly HydraT2T_AEP, one genomic window encodes:
- the LOC136091770 gene encoding uncharacterized protein LOC136091770 — translation MALFYAEEKQRNHFELAEYLKSAIKVVEILCDEPEFLLSSQLDAFGRLLISDETLVALRIIEGKYLEQLLSVLKIIANATVTVLKRQLTRYLTGEFSAPIQFMQDKAVSASINNIWAEKTLGMIDFFTRRAPNDEISFLDGKTKVKVNKSLDWLCNNTKKEQEKIVKLCISRGAVSRKQSKERRLRGEELAKLRLKEKGQKREMKQRNRLARDIKKLILENSLDIVHNSIFSSLSEYQRVKVLEMLNEDPVKIEGARVEHLWNEEGNEIAYKGRIVMKLPPVTGKVVSFRIAYWKEDEEEDDTEDFKIVSWLTLLLTQEDELSIYLRQASNMHYGLDVRETKQLAYQYAIKNDIKIPENWKKSETAGTKWFYLFFNRIKLSIRTPEATSLSRTTSFNRTNVDTFFKNLDSVQKRYNFSADCIYNIDETGLTAVHKPVKVIAGKGVKQVGQVTSAERGTLVTMVGSINALGNFIPPFLIFPRVHFHSYMLKGAPTGT, via the exons ATGGCCCTTTTTTATGCAGAGGAAAAACAAAGAAACCATTTTGAATTg GCTGAGTATCTCAAGTCTGCAATTAAGGTTGTGGAAATACTTTGTGATGAGCCGGAATTTCTATTGTCGTCACAGTTAGATGCATTTGGTCGCCTACTGATTTCTGATGAGACATTGGTTGCATTACGCATTATTGAAGGGAAGTATTTGGAGCAATTgctttctgttttaaaaataatagctaaTGCTACAGTGACAGTTTTAAAAAGGCAGCTGACAAGGTACTTGACTGGTGAATTCTCTGCACCGATCCAATTCATGCAAGATAAGGCAGTTAGTGCctctattaataatatttgggCTGAGAAAACCCTTGGCATGATAGACTTTTTTACTCGCAGGGCGCCCAATGatgaaatttcatttttagatggTAAGACAAAGGTTAAGGTGAACAAATCTCTGGACTGGCTgtgtaataatacaaaaaaagagcaagaaaaaatagttaaactttGTATATCTAGGGGGGCAGTTTCAAGAAAACAAAGTAAAGAGAGAAGGTTGAGAGGAGAAGAGTTAGCAAAGTTACGGTTAAAAGAAAAAGGTCAGAAGAGAGAAATGAAACAGAGAAATAGATTAGCtagagatataaaaaaacttattttagaaaatagttTAGATATTGTACATAATTCCATTTTCTCTTCGCTCTCAGAATACCAAAGAGTCAAAGTATTAGAAATGTTAAATGAGGATCCAGTTAAAATTGAAGGAGCTAGAGTTGAACATTTATGGAATGAGGAGGGGAATGAAATAGCTTATAAGGGAAGAATAGTTATGAAGTTACCACCTGTTACTGGAAAAGTTGTCAGTTTTAGAATTGCATATTGGAAAGAGGATGAAGAAGAAGATGATACAGAAGACTTTAAAATAGTCTCTTGGCTGACGTTGCTCTTG acaCAAGAAGATGAACTTTCAATATATCTTCGTCAAGCATCTAATATGCATTATGGACTTGATGTTAGAGAAACAAAGCAACTTGCATATcaatatgcaattaaaaatgacattaaaatacCAGAAAACTGGAAAAAGAGTGAAACAGCTGGAactaaatggttttatttattctttaatcGTATAAAATTATCTATTCGTACGCCAGAAGCTACCAGCCTCAGTCGAACAACTAGTTTCAATCGCACAAATGTAGATACTTTCTTCAAAAACCTTGACAGTGTGCAGAAGCGCTATAACTTTTCTGCTGATTGCATTTACAATATTGATGAAACAGGTCTGACAGCTGTTCATAAGCCAGTGAAAGTGATTGCTGGTAAAGGAGTAAAGCAAGTAGGACAGGTAACTTCTGCTGAAAGGGGAACCCTAGTTACAATGGTGGGTAGCATTAATGCCCTTGGAAATTTTATTCCACCCTTTTTGATATTTCCTCGTGTCCACTTTCATAGCTATATGCTTAAAGGTGCACCAACAGGTACATAA